CTGGTCGGGATCGTGGCGTACGATGCCTGCTCGACAAAAAGGGGCGTCGCTTCGATGATCTGTCCGTACGGATCGACGAAGCCGGAAATTCCCGTGTTGGCGGCGCGCGCGAAGGCCAAATGATTTTCTACTGAGCGAAAGACGACCATGGCAAAGTGCTGGGCGGGGGCCGAGGACGGCCCAAACCATCCGTCGTTCGTAATCGTCACCAGAAACTCCGCACCGTTCGCCGCAAATTGCCGGACGAAATCCGGGAAGATCACTTCGTAGCAGATCGCCACGCCGAACTTGACCGACCTGGTACCGGTCGACCGTTCTGTGTTCCAGGATTTCGGATTGAACGAGAGCGTCGTCGGCCCCGGTCCCGCTTCGAAATCGCCGATCCCTTCGACGAGTTTATCGAGAAAGAACAGGAGCGAGGATTTGAGGGGGATGTATTCTCCGAACGGCACGAGATGGTGCTTATCATAACGGCCGAGGACTGTGCCGTCCGTTCCCAGCAGATAGGCACTGTTCAAGAGGTAGGGGCGGCGATCGGGGTAGAATCTCAAGGCCGGGCTGCCGAGAAGGATCGGTGCCTGCGCACGTTCCGCCCAAGCGATCAGCTGCAACTGGTACTCTTTCTCCCGCTCGAAAATAAACGGCGTGGCTGCCTCGGGCCACACGACCAAGTCGGTATTGGTTCCCAGTTGGGTCGTCAGCCGGTCGAACCTCCTCATCGTCTCGTCGCGGAATGACGCATCCCACTTCACGGCTTGATCGATATTTGGCTGAATGACACCGACGGTAATGGATGGTTTATGATGGCCCAGGTCCTTAACACTCAGGACTGCTGAACTGTAGAACCATGAGAGCACCATGCAGGCGGCTGCAGTGGTGAGCAATTCCCACGGCAGCTGGACCGGGTGAAATCCTCTGAAAAACGGCATGATCCACAAGCACAGCTCGGCGAAGGCCACATTGACCAGGACAATGAGGAAGGAAATGCCGTACACACCTGTGTGGTCTGCCACCTGTATCAGGTCCAGCTCGCGATATTGTGAATAGCCGAGGAGACACCAGGGAAGGCCGGAAAGCAGATTGGTACGGAACAGCTCGAGTGCGACCCAGAAGCATGGCGCAAAGAAAATCCCGTAGCGCGGGATGAGTTCGCGCAGCCACACGACGGCAACGCAGTAGAGCCCGACATAGAGTCCGAGATAGGTGGTCAGCAACAACAGAATTGCGTAGCTGACGATCTCCGGAACCTTGCCATAGATCGTCATGGCGGTGACGACCCATGCCATGATCCCGGTGAATCCAACGATTCCGCTCAACCAACCGATCCAAAAGGCTCGCTGTCTGGAGCATTGATCAAGCGCGAGATGGAGGGGAATCAGGGCGATCCAGGCCAGCAATCCCAGGTCAAACTTTGGAAAGCAGAGAGGCAAGAGCAGTCCGCTCGCGCAGGCAAGCAGTATCTGGCGCGAACGAGATCCATCCATCGAGCCGTACCTTACGAAAAGATGCGACGACTTGCAAGAGAATGCTTGAACAATCAGCGACTTGGGAGGCTTGCCAGGTGCTTTTCCTCGGTTAAAGCTGTATTCTACCTCCTATGGAGAGACGTCGGCATCATCGAGTTCCGGCTCAAGTCAAGAGTTTGCTTCGGGCGAACTCGCATGAAGTGGAGGGGGAGACCGTTGATCTGTCGCTCGGTGGCGCCCGGATTGAAAGCTCTCTTGGTGTCCAACCGGGAAAGCAGATAAGCATCAAACTCCTCATGCCGGGGGATGACACTCCGATCGGGATCGAGCAAGCCCAGGTCCGATGGGCGTTGGATCGGACTTTCGGCGTGAGGTTTCTCGGAGTACCGCAGCAGGAACTGCACGAATTAGAACAATTGATCGACGAATGTATCGCGCTCGATGAAGGGAGGGACGTATGAAATCCGCGAGCAATTCCACCGAGACCTCGACCGACGACCCGCGCACCTGGATCGGTGGCGAAGCGACCGTCAGTTCCCAAGCCCACCGATATATCCGTCGCCAAGCGGGACCATCCAACTCGCTGCTCGGTGTGATCCTCGGCTTGACCTTCCTCGGCGGCCTCGCCCTGGGTAGCTCCTTCGCCCTGCTCTGTCGCTCCAAGAACCAGTAGGAGTATTGGTCCCATCCGTTGTTGCACTGTTCTGAATGAGCCAGAGTCTGTCCGTGTCTCCTGTGCATGGGTACCGGCTTGCATTGGCTGTGACACACGTGGGCTCTACCTCTGTGACATTGCGAAACAGGTGGGAGACATCCCCGGACCCTGCGTCGAGCTCCAACGCCCCAGAGTCCTCGCTCACCTGACTGGCCAGACGGTCCAGAACCGGCTGACGCTTGAGAGCGAGTGAGCCATCTACGACAGCGAGCAGCTCGTGAGCAGCGGTCGCCGCGTTGGCCACCAGCCGCAGAGGAGCGAGGCATCGGTTTTCCTAAGACTCTTCTTCGCCAAATGAGATCAAGAAGCAGCTGCTTTTTGCTATACTCCTGTCCACCATGTCATCGGATACCCCCTCTCCGCAGCCCTCACCGGCAGAGCGCCGCGAGTTTTATCGCATCACCGTCACCTTGCCTATCTGTCTTCAGCCTGAGAGCGACCAGGCGGAGGGAACACTCATCGAGCGGTCCGTCAACATCAGCGGCGGCGGTATCGGCGTCACGCTCGACCAGGCCTTCGAGGTGAATAAAATTCTCTCATGCACTCTGCTCCTTCCCGGCCAGGTGCTCTTTAAGTCCTATGTCGAAGTGTTGCGTGTTGATCCCATTACCTACCCACTCAACACCTATCGCCTCCATGGGCGCTTCGTCAGGATGGCAACTCAGGATCGAGAGTTGCTGATCCGACACATCCTACAGTTCCAGCGTGAACACCTCACTAAGCACTACTCTGCTTGAATGGACAAGGTCATCACTGTGAGGAGGATTCGCCCAATTCTGAGGACCCCGCTTCGTCCCCGCGAAAGGGGGATTCATTCTGTCACGCGAGGCCGACTAGACTGGGCCACCGTGGAACCCACATTTCCCTATTTTCGACACCACTATCGAGTCCCCCTGGCCGTGCAATACCCCGTGATGTTTTCCGATACGGACACGATCGCGGAGGGAAAGGTCATGAACCTCACCGTGTTCGGCTGCGCGATCGAATGTGTCGGTGCTGCGCCGAGGCGAACCACCCTCCGCGTCCGGCTGATCCTCCCGGATCAGGCACGATCACTGCCGGTTGAAGAAGCAGAGGTCCGTTGGGTCCAAGGGAATCGAATGGGGCTTCAGTTTCACAAGGTGGGACGAGCGGCGGATTTTCGGCTCCATGGGTTTGTATGGGATCGCATGGTCGAACGGCTCCGAACGATCACTCAGGAAGGATTTTTAATCTCTTGATCCTGCGCTATCCTGCCTTTTCCAACCATCGCCAAACACAACAGCCCGATGCCGATCCACACGAGCTCACGGAACCGTCGCAGCAGTGCGAAGGTGATCCCCATCACGTCGCTGTAACCGAACGCTTGGAGCAACAGAAGATTGCCGGCATCTTGAGCGCCCAGACTGCCGGGGATCAAGAAGGAGCCCCCCTTGATGAAAACCGCAAGCGCTCCTATCGAGAGGGCGGACAACGCGCTCACTGAACCGCCGAGTACATAAATAATCCCGAACACCTCCAACGATTCGGCCATCCAGCCCAAAAAGTACAACGCCATCGACGCATAAAAGGCATGTTGATGGTGGCGGTAGAAATTTCGAATCGTCTGATCGATCGAGCGCAGGTGCTCTTCATGCGTCTCCAGAGACTGGATTCGCACGCCTAGTTTCTTGACCAATGACAGAATCGAGGCAAAGAGTCCACGCTGCTGGATGAAGACAAATCCTGCGATTGAACAGACCAGCAGTCCGACGCTCACCAGAGCTGCGGTGATCGTCTGGCCCGCTGAACTCCCGGCACCCAGCATCCAGAAGGCAAGGGCGATTCCCGTAAGGATATAGAACACCTCGGCGATCGTCATGGTCGTCTTCGCGATCACGACGGAAGCGGCCCCCTCTGCCATGGGAACGTCGTACCTTTTGAGCAGAAAGGCCTTCACCGGTTCGCCCCCCAGGTAGGCCGGAGTGGTCATGTTCACCACCTCGCCGGCGGTCCGAATCGTCAGCAGTCGCCAAAATGGAACCCCTTGTGCCGCTCGCCCCAACACCACTTTCCACCCATAGGCTTCAATGGAATACATGATGGTAGATGGGAGTAGGATGCCGAGCAAAGCTATTGGACCGAGTCTTGTAGCAGCCGTGTAGATATTGGCG
This genomic window from Nitrospira sp. contains:
- the lnt gene encoding apolipoprotein N-acyltransferase; amino-acid sequence: MDGSRSRQILLACASGLLLPLCFPKFDLGLLAWIALIPLHLALDQCSRQRAFWIGWLSGIVGFTGIMAWVVTAMTIYGKVPEIVSYAILLLLTTYLGLYVGLYCVAVVWLRELIPRYGIFFAPCFWVALELFRTNLLSGLPWCLLGYSQYRELDLIQVADHTGVYGISFLIVLVNVAFAELCLWIMPFFRGFHPVQLPWELLTTAAACMVLSWFYSSAVLSVKDLGHHKPSITVGVIQPNIDQAVKWDASFRDETMRRFDRLTTQLGTNTDLVVWPEAATPFIFEREKEYQLQLIAWAERAQAPILLGSPALRFYPDRRPYLLNSAYLLGTDGTVLGRYDKHHLVPFGEYIPLKSSLLFFLDKLVEGIGDFEAGPGPTTLSFNPKSWNTERSTGTRSVKFGVAICYEVIFPDFVRQFAANGAEFLVTITNDGWFGPSSAPAQHFAMVVFRSVENHLAFARAANTGISGFVDPYGQIIEATPLFVEQASYATIPT
- a CDS encoding PilZ domain-containing protein, yielding MERRRHHRVPAQVKSLLRANSHEVEGETVDLSLGGARIESSLGVQPGKQISIKLLMPGDDTPIGIEQAQVRWALDRTFGVRFLGVPQQELHELEQLIDECIALDEGRDV
- a CDS encoding PilZ domain-containing protein yields the protein MSSDTPSPQPSPAERREFYRITVTLPICLQPESDQAEGTLIERSVNISGGGIGVTLDQAFEVNKILSCTLLLPGQVLFKSYVEVLRVDPITYPLNTYRLHGRFVRMATQDRELLIRHILQFQREHLTKHYSA
- a CDS encoding PilZ domain-containing protein — encoded protein: MEPTFPYFRHHYRVPLAVQYPVMFSDTDTIAEGKVMNLTVFGCAIECVGAAPRRTTLRVRLILPDQARSLPVEEAEVRWVQGNRMGLQFHKVGRAADFRLHGFVWDRMVERLRTITQEGFLIS
- a CDS encoding lysylphosphatidylglycerol synthase transmembrane domain-containing protein encodes the protein MLRYILLALGLVVLSLLVWHIGPANIYTAATRLGPIALLGILLPSTIMYSIEAYGWKVVLGRAAQGVPFWRLLTIRTAGEVVNMTTPAYLGGEPVKAFLLKRYDVPMAEGAASVVIAKTTMTIAEVFYILTGIALAFWMLGAGSSAGQTITAALVSVGLLVCSIAGFVFIQQRGLFASILSLVKKLGVRIQSLETHEEHLRSIDQTIRNFYRHHQHAFYASMALYFLGWMAESLEVFGIIYVLGGSVSALSALSIGALAVFIKGGSFLIPGSLGAQDAGNLLLLQAFGYSDVMGITFALLRRFRELVWIGIGLLCLAMVGKGRIAQDQEIKNPS